In a single window of the Elaeis guineensis isolate ETL-2024a chromosome 8, EG11, whole genome shotgun sequence genome:
- the LOC105050536 gene encoding LOW QUALITY PROTEIN: putative 4-hydroxy-4-methyl-2-oxoglutarate aldolase 3 (The sequence of the model RefSeq protein was modified relative to this genomic sequence to represent the inferred CDS: deleted 1 base in 1 codon), giving the protein MASFPTAELCDTNPSLLSKGELRVVPPIFQIYGQRRAFFGPIVALKVFEDNVLVREVLENPGDGRVLVVDGGGSRRCSLVGGNLGLLAPNMGWAGVLVNGCIRDVDEINGCDIGVGALGSNPLKSNKKGLGEKHESANIGGMMIQEGEWLYADSDGILISKMELSV; this is encoded by the exons ATGGCTTCTTTTCCAACTGCTGAACTCTGCGACACA AACCCATCCCTTCTGTCAAAGGGGGAGCTGCGAGTTGTTCCGCCAATCTTCCAAATATATGGGCAACGGCGAGCATTCTTTGGCCCCATTGTCGCTCTCAAGGTGTTCGAGGACAATGTCTTGGTCAGGGAAGTTCTTGAGAACCCTGGGGATGGCAGGGTTTTAGTTGTAGATGGTGGAGGGAGTAGGAGATGTTCCTTAGTTGGAGGGAACCTGGGATTGTTGGCCCCCAACATGGGCTGGGCTGGTGTCCTTGTGAACGGTTGCATCAGAGATGTTGATGAAATCAATGGCTGTGACATTGGAGTTGGAGCCTTGGGTTCCAACCCCCTGAAATCTAATAAGAAAGGGCTTGGTGAGAAGCACGAGTCCGCGAACATTGGGGGTATGATGATCCAAGAAGGAGAATGGCTATATGCTGATAGTGATGGCATCCTCATTTCTAAGATGGAGTTATCTGTGTGA